In the genome of Streptomyces sp. Tu 3180, the window CGGTGGCCAGATGGGCGAAGCCGTCGGCCAGCACCGACCGGTGCCGCACCGCGACCACGGTCACGAGCAGCAGCGGAAGCACACACAGGATCCGGCGGATCGTCCGCGTCACGTCCACGGAGTCTCTCCGCCGCACGCCAACGGCGGGTTGCGGCGGTCCGGACGGCGGCTTACGGCACGGCCTACCCCCGGGAAGCGGCCGGCGGCACGGCGAGGAGCCGCCCTTGACCTCAACCATGCTCGAGGTTCTAGGTTTCTTTTCATGAGCATGGAGACCACAGCGTGGATGCAGCTGCACAGCGTCATGAACGCCCAGGACGAACGCCGTCCCTTCGCGCGGTCGACGCTCCGGCGCATCGGCGCCTTCGCGCGCCCGCACCGCCGCCGTATCACCCTGTTCGTCCTGCTCGGCACGGCGACCGCGCTGCTGGCCGTCGCCACGCCCGTCCTCGCCGGGCGCGTCGTGGACGCGATCGTGTCCGGCGGCGACGAGGCCGTGGTCGTCCGCCTGGCCCTGCTCATCGCGTTGATCGCGGTGGTCGAGGCCGCCCTCGGCGTGCTCGGCCGCCGGCTGTCGGCGGCGCTCGGCGAGGACCTCATCCTCGATCTGCGGACGGCGGTGTTCGATCATGTGCAGCGCATGCCGGTCGCGTTCTTCACACGTACCCGTACGGGAGCGCTCGTCTCCCGTCTCAACAACGACGTCATCGGCGCCCAGCGGGCCTTCAGCAACACCCTGTCCACCGTGGTCGGCAACCTGGTCACCCTGCTGCTCACCCTCGCCGTGATGCTCACCCTGTCCTGGCAGATCACCCTGCTCGCCCTGGTGCTGCTGCCGGTGTTCGTGGTCCCGGCCCGGCGCATGGGCCGCCGCATGGCCCGGATGCAGCGCGAGGCCGCCGCCCTGAACGCGGCCATGGGCACCCGGATGACCGAGCGCTTCTCCGCGCCCGGCGCCACCCTGGTCAAACTCTTCGGCCGCCCCGAGCAGGAGTCGGAGGAGTTCGCGGAGCGCGCCCGCCGGGTCCGCGACATCGGCGTACGGACCGCCACGGCCCAGACGGTGTTCATCACCGCCCTCACCCTCGTCTCCGCCCTGGCCCTGGCCCTGGTCTACGGACTCGGCGGCCGGCTCGCCCTGCGCGGCGCCCTGGAGCCGGGCGCGGTCGTGGCACTGGCGCTGCTGCTGACCCGCCTGTACGCGCCGCTGACCTCGCTCGCCGGGGCGCGGGTGGAGGTGATGAGCGCCCTGGTCAGCTTCGAGCGGGTCTTCGAGGTGCTGGACCTGAGGCCCCTCATCGAGGAGAGGCCCGACGCGCGCGAGGTCCCCGACGGACCGGTGTCCGTCGAGTTCGACGACGTCCGCTTCGGCTACCCGTCCGCCGACAAGGTCTCCCTGGCCTCGCTGGAGGAGGTCGCCTCCCTCGACACGCGAGGCGGCGCCGAAGTCCTGCACGGCGTCTCCTTCCGCGCCGAGCCGGGGCAGACCGTCGCCTTGGTCGGCTCCTCCGGCGCCGGCAAGTCGACCGTCGCCCAGCTGCTGCCGCGCCTGTACGACGTCGACGCGGGCGCCGTGCGCGTGGGCGGCGTCGACGTCCGGGACCTGACCGCCGCCTCCCTGCGCGACACCCTCGGCATGGTGACCCAGGACGGTCACCTCTTCCACGACACGGTCCGCGCCAACCTGCTGCTGGCACGCCCGGGGGCGGGCGAGCCCGAGCTGTGGGACGCGCTGCGCCGGGCCCGCCTCGACACCCTCGTGCGGTCCCTGCCCGACGGCCTGGACACGGTGGTCGGCGAACGCGGCTACCGGCTCTCCGGCGGCGAGCGCCAGCGCATGACCATCG includes:
- a CDS encoding ABC transporter ATP-binding protein — its product is METTAWMQLHSVMNAQDERRPFARSTLRRIGAFARPHRRRITLFVLLGTATALLAVATPVLAGRVVDAIVSGGDEAVVVRLALLIALIAVVEAALGVLGRRLSAALGEDLILDLRTAVFDHVQRMPVAFFTRTRTGALVSRLNNDVIGAQRAFSNTLSTVVGNLVTLLLTLAVMLTLSWQITLLALVLLPVFVVPARRMGRRMARMQREAAALNAAMGTRMTERFSAPGATLVKLFGRPEQESEEFAERARRVRDIGVRTATAQTVFITALTLVSALALALVYGLGGRLALRGALEPGAVVALALLLTRLYAPLTSLAGARVEVMSALVSFERVFEVLDLRPLIEERPDAREVPDGPVSVEFDDVRFGYPSADKVSLASLEEVASLDTRGGAEVLHGVSFRAEPGQTVALVGSSGAGKSTVAQLLPRLYDVDAGAVRVGGVDVRDLTAASLRDTLGMVTQDGHLFHDTVRANLLLARPGAGEPELWDALRRARLDTLVRSLPDGLDTVVGERGYRLSGGERQRMTIARLLLARQRVVILDEATAHLDNTSEAAVQEALTEALEGRTAIVIAHRLSTVRAADLILVIEAGRVVERGTHEELLAAGGRYAELHRTQFAPRPGDHERDRGRGTPAAA